The Natranaerovirga hydrolytica genome includes the window TATATTGAAAGGATACCTATCTTCATCACCATAAATAGTACCTTCAAAATTAAGTTTGTTTTCATCAATATTGAAGCTTCTTATTTCAAGATTTATGTTATCATTGGTTATTTTTGAAGTTAAAAAATCTGTATACACACCTTTATGATGCGATGTGTTATCAATTTGAGTAAAGAAAAATATAGAAACAATAATCATTAGCGTAATGCATATAAATACTAAAATGTTAAGCTTTCTTTTGAAATTAAAAATCATGTTAAACATTCCTTTAGACAAATGTATTTGTATAAGATAGTATAGTTTTTACTCAGTAGGACATTAAACATAACAGAGAATAACTAAAGTACTAGATATTCTCTGTTATTAATTTTAGCTACTATAATTAAATATTAATCATCATATTGTTTTTCACCTAAAAAATATACTGGTATTTTAAAATATACTTCGTATTGTTTGGCAGAAGAAGTTGATAGAACATCTATCTCAGTTTTCATATTTAAACTAGAATCGATTTCACTTATTCTTACACCTCTAAAATCGGATAGAAATGCTCGCACATCATTACTTCCATAACTTAAATCACGCATAAGAGCACCAGGTTCAGACGAATTAAGCAGTTAAGAAGAAGATTGTGTAGATTGGGAATTTAAAAAAGAAATTATAGCAAAAAGTTAATGTTAAAAAATGAAAACTTTCTTAAAGTTACCTCGTATATTCACCAAATTATAATATTAAGTCCAAGCAACTCTAAAATATCATAGCTATTTTGAATTGTCAAACGCATTTAAGATATATTTGTATGTTGATTTTAAGCTATTTAGGAGTAGTTTTATTAAATGAAAAACATTTTTTCACATAATATTTGTTGTAATTATACAAAAATAATTTTATATAACTAAAAACATTAGTGCTTTTTAGTATATTTTTTACAAAATCACATGTTTGGTTAATACATAACATTCTTATTATTGGATAAAATAGGTTTGTTGTATAAAGTATTATATATGGAGGTATAAAAATGCTATTGGAAACTAGAACTAAAATAGCTTGTAATAATGAATATGACACACTCAAGAAAGTTATTGTGTGTGACCCTAAATATATGACCATAAGAGAAGTCATCAATGAAACACAAAAACATTATAAAGAAGATAATATAAGCATAGACATTGCAATGAAACAACATAAAAAGTTTGTTGAGTTATTAAAAGAACAAAATGTGGAAGTTATTAATTTACCTTCTTTAAAAAAATACCATGAACAAGTATTTACTAGAGATATTGGTTTTGTAATTGGGGAGATTATTTTTGTAGCCAATATGGCTAATGAGGCAAGGATTGGAGAAGAAGATATATTAAAAAACTACTTAGAAGGGGATGTGATTTCTTATTATAATTTAATTGGAGATCAAATAGAAGGTGGAGATGTTTTAATAGATGGTAGGAACATATATATTGGATTAAGCAATAGGACTAATGAAAGTGCAGTTCATCATATGCAAAAGTTACTCCCAAGGTACACGATCATCCCTATTTCCTTTAAAGAAAAGTACTTACATTTAGATTGTGTCTTTAATATTATCTCACCTCATGAAGCTTTATACTACCCAGAGGCATTTGATGAAGGTACCCTTAAGGAGTTAAAAAATCATTATGATCTAATTCCTGTATGTCAGTCTGAACAATTTTCATTAGGTACCAATGTATTTTCTGTTGGTAATAAAAAAATCTTTAGTTTGATTACGAACAAAAAAATCAATACAGCCTTAAGTGAAAGAGGTTATTCAGTCATAGAAGTAGAATTTTCAGAGATTATAAAATCCGGTGGTTCTTTTAGATGTTGTACGTTACCTATATTAAGAAAATAAGACAGTTAAAAGACTTTGTTCAGTGTTTAGAGCAAAGTCTTTTAACTTTACAGTTGAAACTTTTATAAAAAATGTTAAAATACAATAAGATAATAATGGTTTAAAAAAATTAATACAAACCCTATGATGTATTTTCTTAATAAAGAACTTTATTTTGGGGATAGAACTAAAAATAATAAGCTGAAATGTGGAGAAATGCAAAAAACTTGATTTATACCTTGTATTCATATATGATAACTAAAGAATAGAGTGTAGATAATGATAATTTTATAAGTTAAGAAAGGACAATGATTATGTTACATGCTTTTTCTAGGACAGAAATGCTCATTGGAGAAGAAGGGCTTGAAAAGTTAAAAAATGCAACAGTAGCTATTTTTGGTATAGGGGGCGTAGGCACTTATGCAGTAGAAGGTTTGGTAAGGAGTGGAATCGGTAAAGTCATTTTAGTAGATGATGATGAAATATGCCTTACCAATATTAATAGACAATTACATGCAACCCGTAAGACAGTTGGTAAACCAAAAGTAGAAGTGATGAAAGATAGAATATTAGAGATTAACCCAAAAGTAGAAGTAACTGTTTATCAAGCGTTATATAATGCAGATACAGCAAATGAATTATTATCTGAATCATATGATTATGTGATAGATGCAATAGATATGGTTAGTTCTAAAATCGATTTAATTGTTAGATGCAGTCAAAAAGATATACCAATTATTAGTGCAATGGGAGCAGGTAATAAAATGAATCCCACTATGTTAGAAGTTGCTGATATATATGAAACCAGTATGTGTCCATTGGCAAAAGTCATGCGAAAAGAATTAAAAAGAAAAAATATAAAGCAATTAAAAGTTGTTTATTCAAAAGAAAAGGCATTAACCCCTAAACCAATAGATGGAGACTGTAAAACCAATTGTATTTGTCCTAACAAGGATAGAACTTGTGTGACTAGGCGGCAAATACCTGGGAGCATTTCTTTTGTACCTTCTGTATCAGGCTTGATTATTGCATCAGAAGTGATAAAAGATATTATTGAATATAGAAGAAAATAATTATACATCATTAAGTCTAATTTAAAGAAACTACTTTAGATTAGACTTTTTTTAAAACAAAACTTTACAAAATATATTTAATAGTTAGACAAGTTATGAACTTGAATTTTTGAAATAATAAAAAGATAATGTTATACTTTACTTATAAAAATTTTAAATAGATAATACAAAAGATCAAAAAAACTAAGTATGCGTTTATCCTAAAGGAGGGTTTACAATGCGTAAGATACGAAACATTAATAAAGTGGTTACAGGAGAAAATAAAGTAGACGGTGCAGGCGTCAAATTAGTTAGAGTGATTGGATACAATGATGTGAAAGATTTTGATCCTTTTTTATTATTAGATGGTTTTGATTCAAGAAATTTTCAAGATTATATTAAAGGATTTCCTTGGCACCCTCATAGAGGAATAGAAACAGTGACATATTTATTAAGTGGAAAGATTGAACATGGAGACAGTTTAGGAAATCAAGGGGTTATTGAAGATGGTGATTGTCAATGGATGACAGCAGGTAGTGGCATTATTCATCAAGAAATGCCTCAACCAAGTGAGAGAATGCTAGGTGTACAATTGTGGTTGAATTTACCTCAAAAAGATAAAATGACTGTTCCAGAATATAGAGACATTACGGCAGATAAAATTCCTCTGATTGAAGAAGATGGTAGCCAAGTAAGAATTATCTCAGGAACCTATAA containing:
- a CDS encoding dimethylarginine dimethylaminohydrolase family protein, with protein sequence MLLETRTKIACNNEYDTLKKVIVCDPKYMTIREVINETQKHYKEDNISIDIAMKQHKKFVELLKEQNVEVINLPSLKKYHEQVFTRDIGFVIGEIIFVANMANEARIGEEDILKNYLEGDVISYYNLIGDQIEGGDVLIDGRNIYIGLSNRTNESAVHHMQKLLPRYTIIPISFKEKYLHLDCVFNIISPHEALYYPEAFDEGTLKELKNHYDLIPVCQSEQFSLGTNVFSVGNKKIFSLITNKKINTALSERGYSVIEVEFSEIIKSGGSFRCCTLPILRK
- a CDS encoding tRNA threonylcarbamoyladenosine dehydratase, encoding MLHAFSRTEMLIGEEGLEKLKNATVAIFGIGGVGTYAVEGLVRSGIGKVILVDDDEICLTNINRQLHATRKTVGKPKVEVMKDRILEINPKVEVTVYQALYNADTANELLSESYDYVIDAIDMVSSKIDLIVRCSQKDIPIISAMGAGNKMNPTMLEVADIYETSMCPLAKVMRKELKRKNIKQLKVVYSKEKALTPKPIDGDCKTNCICPNKDRTCVTRRQIPGSISFVPSVSGLIIASEVIKDIIEYRRK
- a CDS encoding pirin family protein, encoding MRKIRNINKVVTGENKVDGAGVKLVRVIGYNDVKDFDPFLLLDGFDSRNFQDYIKGFPWHPHRGIETVTYLLSGKIEHGDSLGNQGVIEDGDCQWMTAGSGIIHQEMPQPSERMLGVQLWLNLPQKDKMTVPEYRDITADKIPLIEEDGSQVRIISGTYKDSEGAIQGDYVKTLFLHVDIEKNKEWSLKTHKDHTVLVYIVEGTCAFDRDNHKTIPEKSAVLFKYDGDEIYIKAMDKKARVLVLSGKPLKESIAWGGPIVMNTQEELQQAFKEIDEGTFIKTK